Proteins co-encoded in one Nicotiana sylvestris chromosome 7, ASM39365v2, whole genome shotgun sequence genomic window:
- the LOC138873654 gene encoding uncharacterized protein produces MRDCPMRGDTSIAQPAGFVARLSSSVRPPRQSPQAPMSRGRGRGGASSSRSPQNRIYALAGRQDQESLPNVVTGILVDTQKIEAVKTWPRPTTPTEVPSFLGLTGYYRRFVEGFSSLSAPLTKLTQKGAKFQWTDACERSFQALKDRLTSALVLTLPEGTDGYVIYCDASGVGLGFVLMQHGDIGITLQDTTTSSLVTEVKERQYEDPVLIHYRDTTLQKEKTSFEITEDGVLRYQGRLCVPNVAGLRRQVMGETHYSCYSIHPGATKMYHDIREIYWWDRMKKDIGEFVA; encoded by the exons atgagggattgtccgatgagaggtgatacaagcatagctcagccagcgggATTTGTGGCTAGAttgtcatcatcagtacgcccccctaGGCAAAGTCctcaagcaccaatgagtcgtggtagaggcagaggcggagcatctagctcgagaagccctcagaaccgcatttatgcattggcaggacgacaggaccaagagtcattgcctaatgttgttacag gcatcctggtggatacacaaaagattgaggcagtaaagacttggcctaggcccACAACACCAACGGAGGTTCCTAGTTTTCTTGGGTTgacaggttattacaggagatttgtggaaggattttcttccctttcagcacctttaacaaagttgactcagaagggagcaaaatttcaatggactgatgcttgtgaacggagtttccaggcattaaaggatagattaacttcagcacTGGTTCTCACGCTCCCAGAAGGGactgatggttatgttatctattgtgatgcttcaggcgttggattgggttttgtgctgatgcagcatg gtgacattggaattactcttcaggatacaacaacatcatctttagtaactgaagtgaaggaacgCCAATACGAGGACCCTGTGCTAATTCATTATAGagataccactcttcagaaggagaagacatcGTTTGAAATTACCGAAGATGGGGTCCTTAGATAccaagggcgattatgtgtgcctaatgttgcagggttgCGTCGGCAGGtcatgggagaaactcactattcctgttattctatccatccaggagcgacaaagatgtatcatgacatcagggaaaTATATTGGTGGGACAGAATGAAAAAGGACATAGGTGAATTTGTTGCTTAG